The Paenibacillus sophorae genome has a segment encoding these proteins:
- a CDS encoding DUF2621 family protein encodes MFIRSGLGWLSAAPSSWFMNTIAFWTFMLLGCMCVGGYFMFRKFLKVLPKADGKSKLDWQNYWVERSRPLWSDESKAFLDQLVQPVPGPFRDIAKHSIAAEIGRIAVESHASEVTRDHCIKGYISATPRRDSRFLIQFLEKNHIDYSPYRHLMK; translated from the coding sequence ATGTTTATCAGATCAGGGCTTGGCTGGTTATCCGCGGCACCGAGCAGTTGGTTTATGAACACGATCGCTTTCTGGACTTTTATGCTGCTGGGCTGCATGTGCGTCGGCGGCTATTTCATGTTCCGCAAATTTCTCAAGGTGCTGCCCAAGGCGGACGGCAAATCCAAGCTGGACTGGCAGAACTATTGGGTGGAACGCAGCCGTCCACTGTGGAGCGACGAATCCAAAGCCTTTCTCGACCAGCTTGTGCAGCCCGTCCCCGGACCGTTCCGCGATATCGCCAAGCATTCCATCGCCGCCGAAATCGGCAGGATCGCCGTCGAAAGCCATGCAAGCGAGGTCACGCGCGATCACTGCATCAAAGGCTACATCTCCGCCACTCCAAGGCGCGACAGCCGGTTCCTGATTCAATTTTTGGAAAAGAACCACATCGACTACTCCCCTTACCGCCATTTAATGAAGTAA
- a CDS encoding deoxyribonuclease IV, with the protein MLKIGSHVSCADKGLLSAANEANEYGSSSFMIYTGAPQNTRRKPIEDMYPEEGKAAMRDNGVEEIVVHAPYIINLGSYKNHTYELAVDFLQQEIHRTHALGVKHIVLHPGAYTDMDPEYGIQRIADGLNEVLGGTHETEVHIALETMAGKGTELGRSFEEIASMIDKVVHNERLSICLDTCHIHDAGYDIVGDLGGVLEQFDKTIGLERIGVVHINDSKNPIGSRKDRHTPIGSGWIGFDTINRVVHHELLAGRPFILETPWIGKDAKTQRPMYEAEIALLRGNVQERFGGEFLAQVEELHAFFAKQELDPKQYVLDIWNLLKSDAKAKKADPREPLERLYDQVIAAGLFPNLSEEAVNHRLIAWLAGKQVLVNA; encoded by the coding sequence ATGCTAAAAATTGGTTCCCATGTGTCGTGCGCGGACAAAGGACTGCTCAGCGCGGCAAATGAAGCGAATGAATACGGTTCAAGCTCTTTTATGATATATACAGGCGCACCGCAAAATACCCGCCGCAAACCGATCGAAGACATGTATCCCGAAGAAGGCAAAGCGGCGATGAGGGACAACGGCGTGGAAGAGATTGTCGTTCACGCTCCTTACATCATTAACCTGGGATCTTACAAAAATCACACCTATGAGCTTGCCGTCGATTTTCTCCAGCAGGAGATCCACCGCACCCATGCGCTGGGCGTCAAGCATATCGTGCTCCATCCGGGCGCTTATACCGACATGGACCCGGAATACGGCATCCAGCGAATCGCCGACGGTCTGAACGAGGTGCTGGGCGGCACGCATGAGACAGAGGTTCATATTGCCCTTGAGACAATGGCCGGCAAAGGCACGGAACTCGGGCGGAGCTTCGAGGAAATCGCGTCGATGATCGACAAGGTCGTCCATAACGAACGGCTGTCGATTTGTCTCGATACCTGCCATATCCATGACGCCGGTTACGATATCGTAGGCGATCTGGGCGGCGTTCTTGAACAATTCGACAAGACAATCGGCTTGGAACGAATCGGCGTAGTGCATATCAATGACAGCAAAAATCCGATCGGTTCGCGCAAAGACCGCCATACGCCAATCGGTTCGGGCTGGATCGGATTCGATACGATCAACCGGGTGGTTCATCATGAGCTGCTTGCCGGGCGCCCGTTCATTCTTGAAACGCCGTGGATCGGCAAAGACGCCAAGACCCAGCGGCCGATGTATGAAGCGGAAATCGCGCTGCTGCGCGGCAATGTTCAGGAGCGTTTTGGCGGAGAGTTTTTGGCCCAGGTCGAGGAATTGCATGCTTTCTTTGCCAAGCAGGAGTTGGACCCTAAGCAGTATGTATTGGATATTTGGAATTTGCTCAAGTCCGATGCGAAAGCCAAAAAGGCCGATCCGCGCGAGCCGTTGGAGCGCTTATACGATCAGGTAATCGCCGCAGGATTGTTCCCGAACTTAAGCGAAGAGGCGGTAAATCATCGGCTGATCGCTTGGCTGGCGGGCAAGCAGGTGCTGGTTAACGCTTAA
- the purU gene encoding formyltetrahydrofolate deformylase — MELHVKREHSTSDEQHPNRARMLISCPDGPGIVAAVSRFLFDHGANIVQSDQYTMDPSGGMFFMRIEFDLPELERRMEQLQAEFGSIAGQFQMNWQIFNVSHKKRLAIFVSKEDHCLVELLWQWQAGDLDADIALVVSNHADMKEYVESFGIPYHHIPVTADTKAEAERRQLEAVGEDIDVIILARYMQIISPSFIEHYKNRVINIHHSFLPAFIGGNPYAQAYRRGVKIIGATAHYVTEELDGGPIIEQDVQRVSHGDDVGELKRIGRTIERVVLARAVKWHIEDRILVHQNKTVVFN, encoded by the coding sequence ATGGAACTGCATGTAAAAAGAGAACATTCTACTTCGGACGAGCAGCACCCGAACCGGGCGCGAATGCTCATCTCCTGTCCGGACGGCCCTGGAATAGTCGCCGCGGTATCCCGTTTCCTGTTCGACCACGGAGCCAATATCGTGCAATCGGATCAGTATACAATGGACCCGTCGGGCGGAATGTTCTTTATGAGAATCGAGTTCGATCTTCCAGAGCTGGAGCGGCGCATGGAGCAGCTTCAGGCGGAGTTCGGCTCAATCGCCGGACAGTTTCAAATGAACTGGCAAATATTCAATGTCAGCCATAAAAAGAGGCTCGCGATCTTCGTATCCAAGGAGGATCATTGCCTCGTCGAGCTGCTCTGGCAGTGGCAGGCAGGCGATTTGGATGCCGACATTGCGCTGGTTGTGAGCAATCATGCCGATATGAAGGAATACGTTGAGTCGTTCGGCATACCGTATCATCACATTCCTGTAACGGCGGATACGAAGGCGGAGGCGGAGCGGCGCCAACTGGAGGCGGTCGGTGAGGATATCGACGTCATTATATTGGCGCGGTATATGCAGATTATCTCTCCGTCGTTTATTGAGCACTACAAGAACCGGGTTATCAATATTCATCATTCGTTTCTTCCGGCCTTTATCGGCGGCAATCCTTATGCGCAAGCCTACCGGCGCGGGGTGAAGATTATCGGCGCTACCGCCCACTATGTAACCGAGGAGCTTGACGGCGGTCCGATCATCGAGCAGGATGTGCAGCGGGTCAGCCATGGGGATGACGTTGGCGAGCTGAAACGGATCGGTCGCACAATCGAGCGCGTCGTTCTTGCCAGGGCGGTCAAATGGCATATCGAGGACCGTATCCTTGTTCATCAGAACAAGACGGTCGTTTTCAACTAA
- a CDS encoding ATPase, T2SS/T4P/T4SS family gives MSRLEAPRRADTVFPQAGAETPFSLKQSVLRGSRPGKEDFPSFLQKMKREMNAGLEREDEAYFELNAKALTGDPQAVSFFMNEIEKYLRKTPFTGSVPEAYDTAAEALFHEWKGFGPAYRWFTDRAYSESTGLQIIGRQIFYNVKGKFVPYPYEMPSLDRVEQLKRSLLKSDPNKKLNKDNPSAEFKMDDPLWPGRFIRLAIWVSPRVWEGFTTISMRRQVVEFLDLDDQAGTECIPAEAVPMIRALAMTFRNTIIAGAVGSGKTTFANTIVGEQLLGSASCMGVVMIEKHPESTLPYQIKGHRIIPIQAANEELMEVGVESLRHDPNLLYMTEMRYNEWEFYLWSGEKGYDGITGTFHTVDSEDVPYQGAFAVSTRIGGSMKGHLVSALKACELVFILESAGEGKKRLARISEVFYDEAHSSVFANDLMRWEESGGWTYNAEVTAGLALKMRKKNAEAAQALWETLMRLAKAKPMSEPLKESLKSRIVLNE, from the coding sequence ATGAGCAGGCTGGAGGCTCCAAGACGAGCTGACACTGTCTTTCCGCAAGCAGGGGCAGAGACTCCATTTTCGCTTAAACAGAGTGTGCTTCGCGGCAGCAGACCGGGAAAGGAAGACTTCCCTTCTTTCCTGCAAAAAATGAAAAGAGAGATGAATGCGGGTCTGGAGCGGGAGGACGAAGCGTATTTCGAGCTTAATGCCAAGGCGCTGACGGGCGATCCGCAGGCGGTCAGTTTTTTCATGAATGAGATTGAAAAGTACCTGCGTAAAACGCCTTTTACCGGCAGCGTTCCCGAAGCATACGACACGGCGGCCGAAGCGCTGTTTCATGAATGGAAAGGCTTTGGCCCTGCCTACCGCTGGTTCACGGATCGGGCGTACAGCGAATCGACGGGTCTGCAGATCATCGGGCGGCAAATTTTTTACAATGTGAAAGGCAAATTTGTTCCTTATCCGTATGAGATGCCGTCACTGGACCGGGTCGAGCAGTTGAAGCGTTCGCTGCTGAAAAGTGACCCTAACAAGAAGCTGAACAAGGATAATCCATCCGCCGAGTTCAAAATGGATGATCCGCTCTGGCCCGGCAGATTTATCCGGCTCGCCATTTGGGTTTCACCCCGGGTGTGGGAGGGCTTTACGACGATTTCCATGCGGCGGCAGGTGGTTGAATTTCTCGATCTGGACGATCAGGCGGGTACGGAGTGCATTCCTGCGGAGGCCGTACCGATGATTCGCGCGCTGGCGATGACTTTCCGCAATACGATTATTGCCGGCGCGGTCGGCTCGGGCAAAACGACTTTTGCCAATACGATTGTCGGCGAGCAGTTGCTCGGTTCCGCCTCCTGCATGGGTGTCGTCATGATTGAGAAGCATCCGGAATCAACGCTGCCTTACCAAATTAAAGGGCACCGGATTATTCCCATCCAGGCCGCTAATGAAGAGCTGATGGAAGTGGGCGTGGAGTCGCTGCGGCATGATCCCAACCTGCTTTATATGACAGAAATGCGGTATAACGAATGGGAATTTTACTTGTGGAGCGGGGAAAAGGGATATGACGGCATCACGGGAACCTTTCATACCGTTGATTCGGAGGATGTCCCTTATCAGGGTGCTTTTGCCGTCTCGACCCGCATTGGCGGAAGTATGAAGGGGCACCTTGTTTCCGCGCTAAAGGCATGCGAGCTTGTGTTCATCCTGGAAAGCGCCGGAGAAGGAAAAAAACGGCTGGCGCGCATATCCGAAGTGTTCTATGACGAAGCCCATAGCTCGGTGTTTGCGAACGATCTGATGCGCTGGGAGGAGAGCGGAGGTTGGACCTATAATGCGGAAGTCACCGCAGGGCTTGCTCTAAAAATGCGGAAGAAAAATGCGGAAGCGGCGCAAGCGCTGTGGGAAACTTTAATGCGGCTGGCCAAGGCGAAGCCGATGTCTGAACCGCTTAAGGAAAGTCTGAAATCCAGAATTGTGCTGAACGAATAA
- the tkt gene encoding transketolase, with amino-acid sequence MTEQQAKEQAIHKDENSTVDNLAITTIRTLAIDAIEKANSGHPGMPMGSAPMGYQLFAKTMNHNPEHPTWANRDRFVLSAGHGSMLLYSLLHLSGYDLPMEELKQFRQWGSLTPGHPEFGHTAGVDATTGPLGQGIAMAVGMAIAEAQLSATYNKDQYNVIDHYTYAICGDGDLMEGISSEAASLAGHLKLGKLVVLYDSNDISLDGKLNLSFSENVAKRFEAYGWNVLRVEDGNDLPAIGKAIAEGQAITDKPTLIEVKTVIGYGSPNKQGKGGHGGTHGSPLGAEEAKLTKEFYKWVYEEDFYVPDEVRALFAEVKEQGIAANKAWDEKFAAYKKAYPELAAQLETVLSGDLPEGWDAKLPLYKAEDKAVSTRVASGNALNGLAAGVPQLFGGSADLESSTMTHLNGLASFTPESYDGRNIYFGVREFGMAAAMNGIALHTGLKVFGGTFFVFTDYLRPAVRLAAIMKLPVTYVLTHDSIAVGEDGPTHEPIEQLASLRIIPGLTVIRPADGNETSAAWAYAVENKENPVALVLTRQNLPILSGTVEGVRDNIKRGGYVISDAKNGKPQAQIIATGSEVQLAVKAQAALAEEGIDVRVISLPSWDLFEKQDKAYRDSVILPDVKARLAIEMAQTFGWERYVGDQGDILGITTFGASAPGDTVIKEYGFTVENVVNRVKALL; translated from the coding sequence ATGACTGAACAACAGGCAAAAGAGCAAGCGATCCACAAGGATGAAAACTCCACAGTCGACAACCTGGCGATCACGACGATTCGTACACTGGCCATTGACGCGATTGAAAAAGCGAATTCCGGCCATCCCGGTATGCCGATGGGTTCTGCTCCGATGGGCTATCAGCTCTTCGCGAAGACGATGAATCATAACCCGGAGCATCCGACGTGGGCCAACCGCGACCGTTTCGTCTTGTCTGCCGGCCATGGCTCCATGCTGCTGTACAGCCTGCTGCATCTCAGTGGTTACGATCTCCCGATGGAAGAACTGAAGCAGTTCCGTCAATGGGGCAGCCTTACTCCCGGTCATCCGGAATTCGGTCATACGGCAGGTGTCGACGCTACGACGGGTCCGCTCGGGCAAGGCATCGCTATGGCGGTCGGTATGGCGATCGCGGAAGCGCAGCTCTCCGCTACGTACAATAAAGATCAGTATAATGTAATCGACCACTATACTTACGCGATTTGCGGCGACGGCGACTTGATGGAAGGAATTTCCTCAGAAGCTGCTTCGCTTGCAGGCCATCTCAAACTGGGCAAATTGGTCGTGCTGTACGATTCAAACGATATTTCGCTTGACGGCAAGCTAAACCTGTCCTTTTCCGAAAATGTTGCCAAGCGTTTTGAGGCTTATGGCTGGAATGTGCTGCGCGTGGAGGACGGCAACGATCTTCCGGCAATCGGCAAGGCGATTGCGGAAGGCCAAGCAATCACGGACAAGCCTACGCTCATTGAAGTGAAGACCGTGATCGGCTACGGCAGTCCGAACAAGCAGGGCAAAGGCGGACACGGCGGAACGCACGGCTCTCCGCTCGGCGCTGAAGAAGCAAAGCTGACCAAAGAGTTCTACAAATGGGTATACGAAGAGGATTTCTACGTGCCGGATGAAGTCCGCGCCCTTTTTGCCGAAGTGAAGGAACAAGGAATTGCCGCAAACAAGGCATGGGACGAGAAATTCGCGGCATATAAGAAGGCTTATCCGGAACTGGCTGCACAGCTTGAAACGGTGCTGAGCGGCGATCTTCCGGAAGGATGGGACGCCAAGCTGCCGCTATACAAAGCGGAAGACAAAGCCGTATCCACCCGTGTGGCTTCCGGTAATGCTCTTAACGGTCTGGCTGCGGGCGTGCCGCAACTGTTCGGCGGTTCCGCTGACCTGGAGAGCTCCACAATGACCCACCTCAACGGTCTGGCTTCCTTCACGCCGGAGTCGTACGACGGCCGCAATATTTATTTTGGCGTCCGTGAATTCGGTATGGCGGCGGCTATGAACGGCATTGCGCTGCATACCGGATTGAAAGTATTCGGCGGCACATTCTTCGTCTTTACGGATTATCTGCGTCCGGCGGTCCGTTTGGCTGCCATTATGAAGCTGCCGGTTACTTATGTGCTGACACATGATAGCATCGCCGTCGGCGAAGACGGTCCTACGCATGAGCCGATTGAGCAATTGGCATCCCTGCGCATCATTCCGGGGCTTACCGTTATCCGTCCGGCCGATGGGAACGAAACATCCGCTGCATGGGCCTATGCGGTGGAGAACAAGGAGAATCCGGTAGCGCTCGTGCTTACCCGCCAGAACCTGCCGATTCTGTCCGGTACGGTGGAAGGTGTCCGCGATAACATCAAACGCGGCGGTTATGTCATCTCCGATGCCAAGAACGGCAAGCCTCAGGCGCAAATCATTGCTACAGGTTCCGAAGTGCAGCTGGCTGTTAAAGCCCAAGCAGCCCTGGCAGAAGAAGGAATTGACGTACGCGTAATCAGCCTTCCAAGCTGGGATCTGTTTGAGAAGCAGGACAAGGCATACCGCGACTCCGTCATCCTGCCGGATGTCAAAGCACGTCTTGCGATCGAAATGGCTCAAACCTTCGGTTGGGAACGCTATGTCGGCGACCAAGGCGATATTCTCGGCATCACAACATTTGGCGCTTCCGCACCTGGCGACACAGTCATCAAAGAATATGGCTTCACTGTGGAAAATGTCGTTAACCGCGTGAAGGCTTTGCTGTAG
- a CDS encoding pyrimidine/purine nucleoside phosphorylase — protein sequence MSQFNNATIQKEANVYYDGKVTSRTVILEDGLKVTLGIMLPGVYEFGTDGPETMEILSGKLKVLLPGSEVWQEIDGAETFHVPGNSKFSLEVFTVTDYCCSYPNL from the coding sequence ATGAGTCAATTCAACAATGCAACCATTCAAAAAGAAGCCAATGTTTACTATGATGGAAAAGTAACCAGCCGCACGGTAATTTTGGAGGACGGCCTCAAGGTTACTCTTGGAATCATGCTTCCTGGCGTGTACGAGTTCGGCACGGACGGTCCGGAAACGATGGAGATCCTGTCCGGAAAGCTGAAGGTGCTGCTGCCCGGTTCGGAAGTATGGCAGGAGATTGACGGCGCGGAGACCTTCCATGTGCCCGGCAATTCGAAGTTTTCGCTGGAAGTATTCACGGTTACTGATTACTGCTGTTCTTACCCGAATCTGTAA
- a CDS encoding M14 family metallopeptidase: MPYKSIHYSVILCHIFLLFLFIFQPGRAQAQANIVNPKQVYSYSIMQRDIERLAAAYPDLVSVQTLGKTAYGRELWAVKLGRGESVLFLNGSHHAREWMTTTLLMKIFDTYAQSYYLDKPIGPYDVREILNHVSIWIVPMVNPDGVTLSQQGTAGLPKEATALLNRYNRGSANFTRWKANMQGLDLNRQYPANWSMMKNAVHYPNYQNYSGIKPVQAPEVKMMMDFTYKMDPDITVSYHSSGGIIFWHYHTLAANLVRDREIASSLARLTGYSLVRPEKNPSGGGYKDWFIQEFERPGFTIEIGNYAGEGSLPLSAFGNIWAENRQVPLYTASQAYKLWLKRQSVQILNQKMSLLTETPVYPGAGAATSSSVIASQEVLTLARKGDWYRIKTGSGAGWIHPAPGHLGIVEEIDADADIKQATALRKYPDAFAPKVAFLSQQSVKVTGRLGTWLRVASGEGKWWIDGREAVLRWPVKSTGTDNAKEGPSAAPENAEPDSPAPEMTPAASPVPVQPLGASAEGISVR, translated from the coding sequence ATGCCGTATAAGTCAATCCATTATTCTGTTATTCTATGCCACATTTTTCTGCTGTTTCTATTTATCTTTCAGCCCGGCAGGGCCCAGGCTCAGGCCAATATTGTAAATCCGAAACAAGTCTATTCCTATTCCATTATGCAGCGGGATATTGAAAGATTGGCCGCAGCGTATCCCGACTTGGTGTCCGTTCAGACCTTGGGGAAGACCGCGTACGGGAGAGAGTTGTGGGCTGTAAAGCTTGGCCGCGGAGAGTCTGTACTGTTCCTGAACGGTTCGCATCACGCCCGGGAATGGATGACGACCACGCTGCTGATGAAAATTTTCGATACATACGCTCAAAGCTACTATCTCGACAAACCGATTGGACCCTATGATGTCAGGGAGATACTGAACCATGTCAGCATCTGGATCGTACCAATGGTTAATCCGGACGGTGTAACTTTATCCCAGCAGGGTACCGCCGGTCTGCCGAAAGAGGCAACCGCATTGCTGAACCGCTATAACAGAGGCAGCGCCAATTTTACACGGTGGAAGGCCAACATGCAGGGACTCGACCTGAACCGCCAGTACCCGGCGAATTGGAGCATGATGAAAAACGCCGTCCATTACCCCAACTATCAAAATTACAGCGGGATAAAGCCTGTTCAGGCGCCTGAAGTGAAAATGATGATGGATTTTACCTATAAAATGGACCCGGACATTACGGTTTCTTACCATAGCTCCGGCGGAATTATTTTCTGGCATTACCATACACTTGCCGCGAATCTGGTGCGCGATCGGGAGATCGCCTCCTCACTGGCACGGTTAACTGGGTATAGTCTTGTCCGGCCGGAAAAGAATCCCTCGGGGGGAGGCTATAAAGACTGGTTCATTCAGGAATTCGAACGTCCGGGATTTACCATTGAGATCGGAAATTACGCGGGAGAGGGCAGCCTGCCGCTGAGTGCCTTCGGGAATATATGGGCCGAGAACAGGCAGGTTCCATTATATACAGCTTCGCAGGCTTATAAACTTTGGCTGAAGCGGCAGAGTGTTCAGATTCTTAATCAAAAAATGAGCCTGCTCACAGAAACGCCGGTATATCCGGGGGCGGGAGCCGCCACATCCTCTTCCGTTATCGCTTCGCAGGAGGTGTTGACGCTTGCGCGCAAAGGCGACTGGTACCGAATCAAGACGGGAAGCGGCGCCGGATGGATTCATCCCGCTCCCGGGCATCTCGGTATTGTCGAAGAGATCGATGCGGACGCCGATATCAAGCAAGCAACCGCTTTGCGCAAATATCCTGATGCTTTTGCACCGAAGGTGGCCTTTTTGTCCCAGCAGAGTGTTAAAGTGACGGGCAGGTTAGGCACATGGCTGCGGGTAGCTTCAGGAGAAGGAAAATGGTGGATTGACGGCCGTGAAGCGGTTCTTCGGTGGCCTGTGAAATCCACGGGGACGGATAACGCGAAGGAAGGACCATCCGCTGCGCCTGAGAACGCCGAGCCGGATAGCCCGGCACCGGAGATGACGCCGGCAGCCTCGCCAGTGCCGGTACAGCCGCTTGGCGCAAGCGCTGAAGGCATCTCGGTGCGGTAG
- a CDS encoding NAD(P)-dependent oxidoreductase, which produces MKQIGFIGLGTMGAPMASNLLRGGFQLTVYNRTASKCDPLVKEGATAAATPQAASEGKDVIITMVSNDDSIREIFYGPEGILESLKPGAVVIDSSTISPGLVKEIAAAVESKGGHFLDAPVTGSKPGAVEGTLVFMVGGSADIIEANRDLFDAMGKLLLHMGENGSGAAAKLAHNAMVGIHNIALAEGFSIAVKSGVPADKFLELIRNGSAGSKQVELKGRKIIEGDFSNQFSLELMLKDLKLASALSDANGVPTPALELAKSLFQSGYSQGYGEEDLSAVVKTYEAWIGQKIGE; this is translated from the coding sequence ATGAAACAAATCGGATTTATCGGACTCGGAACGATGGGGGCGCCTATGGCCTCCAATCTGCTGCGCGGCGGATTTCAACTGACGGTGTATAACCGCACGGCTTCGAAATGCGATCCTCTGGTGAAAGAAGGCGCAACAGCTGCTGCTACTCCGCAGGCAGCCTCGGAAGGCAAGGATGTTATTATTACCATGGTCAGCAATGACGATTCGATCCGCGAGATTTTTTATGGTCCGGAAGGCATACTGGAATCTCTGAAGCCGGGCGCGGTGGTGATTGATTCCAGCACCATCTCTCCCGGACTTGTAAAAGAAATTGCGGCCGCCGTCGAGAGCAAGGGCGGGCATTTCCTCGATGCTCCGGTAACCGGCAGCAAGCCGGGCGCGGTGGAAGGCACGCTCGTATTTATGGTCGGCGGCAGCGCTGATATCATTGAAGCTAATCGCGATCTGTTTGACGCTATGGGCAAGCTCCTGCTGCATATGGGCGAGAACGGCAGCGGCGCGGCGGCGAAGCTGGCCCATAACGCGATGGTCGGCATCCATAACATCGCGCTTGCCGAAGGCTTCTCCATCGCGGTGAAATCCGGCGTACCAGCGGACAAATTCCTGGAGCTGATACGGAACGGCTCGGCTGGAAGCAAGCAGGTTGAACTGAAGGGCCGCAAAATTATCGAGGGCGACTTCAGCAACCAGTTCTCACTGGAGCTGATGCTCAAGGATCTGAAGCTCGCATCGGCTCTGAGCGATGCCAATGGCGTGCCTACTCCGGCGCTGGAATTGGCCAAAAGCCTGTTCCAATCGGGCTACTCTCAGGGTTACGGCGAGGAAGACCTCTCGGCCGTCGTCAAAACCTACGAGGCCTGGATCGGTCAAAAAATAGGCGAATAA
- a CDS encoding glucose-6-phosphate isomerase, with protein MSKKISFDYSKALSFINQHEIDYFAAPIKLAHEQLHTKTGTGSDYTGWIDLPHDYDKEEFARIQAAAKKIQSDSDVLIVIGIGGSYLGARAAIESLTHSFYNNLEKGKRKTPEVYFAGNNISSTYLTHLINLLEGKDFSVNVISKSGTTTEPAIAFRVFRAELEKKYGKEEARKRIYATTDKAKGALKTLANEEGYESFIIPDDVGGRFSVLTAVGLLPIAAAGIDIEEMMKGAAAAADEFNNPDVATNQSYKYAAVRNALYRKGKTTEILVNYEPSLHYVSEWWKQLFGESEGKDFKGIYPSSVDFSTDLHSMGQFIQEGNRNIFETVIQVDQVREHITIESDPDDLDGLNFLAGQTVDFVNKKAFQGTLLAHTDGQVPNLVVTIPDQTPYSFGYLVYFFEKACGISGYLLGVNPFDQPGVEAYKKNMFALLGKPGYEKEKAELEARLTE; from the coding sequence ATGTCCAAAAAAATCAGTTTTGATTACAGCAAAGCCCTATCCTTCATTAATCAGCACGAAATCGACTATTTTGCAGCGCCCATCAAATTAGCCCATGAGCAGTTGCATACCAAAACTGGCACAGGTTCCGACTATACCGGATGGATTGATCTTCCCCACGACTACGATAAAGAAGAGTTCGCCCGCATTCAGGCGGCCGCGAAGAAAATTCAGAGCGACTCCGATGTGCTGATCGTTATCGGCATCGGCGGTTCTTACCTGGGAGCCCGCGCAGCGATTGAATCGCTGACCCATTCTTTCTACAACAATCTGGAGAAGGGCAAGCGGAAGACTCCCGAAGTTTATTTTGCAGGAAACAATATCAGCTCGACTTATCTCACCCATTTGATTAATCTTCTTGAAGGCAAGGATTTCTCGGTCAACGTCATTTCCAAATCCGGCACGACTACCGAGCCTGCGATTGCTTTCCGGGTGTTCCGCGCTGAGCTTGAGAAGAAATACGGCAAGGAAGAAGCTCGCAAGCGTATCTACGCTACAACCGACAAGGCAAAAGGCGCGCTCAAGACACTCGCTAACGAAGAGGGTTATGAGTCGTTCATTATTCCGGACGATGTGGGCGGACGCTTTTCCGTACTGACCGCGGTTGGTCTGCTGCCGATTGCCGCTGCCGGCATCGACATCGAAGAAATGATGAAAGGCGCCGCCGCCGCCGCTGACGAGTTCAACAATCCGGATGTGGCGACTAACCAGAGCTATAAATACGCAGCCGTCCGCAACGCTCTTTACCGCAAAGGCAAAACGACGGAAATTCTCGTAAACTACGAGCCGTCGCTTCATTACGTATCGGAATGGTGGAAGCAGCTGTTCGGCGAGAGCGAAGGCAAGGACTTCAAAGGCATTTATCCATCCTCCGTGGATTTCTCGACAGACCTGCACTCGATGGGACAATTCATTCAAGAGGGCAACCGCAACATTTTTGAGACGGTTATCCAAGTGGATCAAGTTCGGGAACATATTACAATTGAGAGCGATCCGGACGATCTGGACGGACTCAACTTCCTGGCCGGACAGACCGTTGACTTCGTGAACAAGAAGGCGTTCCAAGGCACGCTGCTTGCGCATACGGACGGGCAAGTTCCAAACCTGGTTGTCACGATCCCGGATCAAACGCCTTACAGCTTTGGCTATCTCGTATACTTCTTTGAAAAAGCCTGCGGTATCAGCGGATACCTGCTTGGCGTCAACCCGTTCGACCAACCGGGCGTAGAAGCGTACAAGAAGAACATGTTCGCGCTGCTCGGCAAGCCGGGGTACGAGAAAGAAAAAGCGGAACTGGAAGCCAGACTTACCGAGTAG
- a CDS encoding YigZ family protein — translation MLEQYRTVRSSGSKEIVIRKSRFIGHVMPVETEEEANQFIEDIKKKHWNATHNCSAYMIGERDEIQKQSDDGEPSGTAGKPILEVIRSQGIKNAAIVVTRYFGGIMLGAGGLIRAYTDGAVLALEAGEVITRVLHREVFVELDYTWLGKVENELRTRGSKTGETEFTDKVKLTCLPRNEDADAFKAWITDLTQGQAVVTEGRQLYYSEGE, via the coding sequence ATGCTGGAACAATACCGGACAGTGCGCTCTTCCGGTTCCAAGGAAATCGTTATCCGCAAGTCGCGATTTATCGGACATGTCATGCCGGTAGAGACGGAAGAAGAAGCCAATCAGTTTATTGAGGATATCAAGAAAAAGCATTGGAATGCCACGCATAACTGTTCCGCTTATATGATCGGGGAACGGGACGAAATTCAGAAGCAGTCGGACGACGGGGAGCCGAGCGGTACGGCGGGGAAGCCCATTCTGGAGGTCATTCGCAGCCAAGGCATCAAAAATGCGGCTATAGTCGTTACACGTTACTTCGGTGGAATCATGCTTGGAGCGGGGGGCCTGATTCGGGCCTACACGGACGGCGCCGTACTGGCGCTTGAAGCCGGCGAGGTCATCACCCGCGTTCTGCACCGTGAAGTGTTTGTGGAATTGGACTATACCTGGCTCGGCAAGGTCGAGAATGAACTAAGGACCCGCGGATCAAAGACTGGCGAAACGGAGTTCACTGACAAGGTTAAGCTGACATGTCTGCCGCGGAATGAAGATGCCGATGCCTTTAAGGCATGGATAACGGATTTGACCCAAGGACAAGCGGTTGTAACGGAAGGCAGGCAGCTTTACTACAGCGAAGGGGAATAA